One Micromonospora eburnea genomic region harbors:
- a CDS encoding thiamine-phosphate kinase, giving the protein MTVAGVGEFGLIDRVTARLAYGESCLLGPGDDAAVVAAPDRRVVASTDVLVEGRHFRRDWSGARDIGHRAAAANLADIAAMGATATALLVALCIPAELEPSWAEELADGLGAEAALVGAGVVGGDMSSSPIITIAVTALGDLAGRPPVVRSGARPGDVVALAGRTGWAAAGYTVLSRGFRTPRLLVEAYRRPEVPYRAGPEAAGHGATAMIDVSDGLLADLGHVAKASGVAIDVTRDAFEVPRQMRDAAQALGVDPYSWILAGGEDHALAATFPATAALPTGWRPIGRVAEGAGVTVDGAAYDGPTGWDHFRRTE; this is encoded by the coding sequence ATGACAGTCGCGGGTGTCGGGGAGTTCGGGCTGATCGACCGGGTGACGGCCCGGCTGGCGTACGGGGAGAGCTGTCTGCTCGGCCCGGGTGACGACGCGGCGGTGGTCGCGGCCCCGGACCGGCGGGTGGTGGCCTCCACCGACGTGCTGGTGGAGGGGCGGCACTTCCGCCGGGACTGGTCCGGGGCGCGGGACATCGGGCACCGGGCGGCGGCGGCCAACCTGGCCGACATCGCGGCCATGGGCGCCACCGCGACCGCGCTGCTGGTCGCCCTCTGCATCCCGGCCGAGCTGGAGCCGAGCTGGGCGGAGGAACTGGCCGACGGGCTGGGCGCCGAGGCGGCTCTGGTGGGGGCGGGTGTGGTCGGCGGGGACATGTCGTCCAGCCCCATCATCACGATCGCGGTGACCGCCCTGGGCGACCTGGCGGGCCGGCCGCCGGTGGTCCGTTCCGGGGCCCGCCCGGGCGATGTGGTGGCGTTGGCCGGGCGGACCGGCTGGGCGGCGGCCGGCTACACCGTGCTCTCCCGGGGCTTCCGGACGCCCCGGCTGCTGGTCGAGGCGTACCGCCGCCCCGAGGTGCCGTATCGAGCCGGCCCGGAGGCGGCCGGGCACGGCGCCACCGCCATGATCGATGTCTCGGACGGGCTGCTGGCCGACCTGGGGCACGTGGCCAAGGCCAGTGGGGTGGCGATCGACGTGACCCGGGACGCGTTCGAGGTGCCCCGGCAGATGCGCGACGCGGCCCAGGCGTTGGGCGTCGACCCGTACTCGTGGATCCTGGCCGGCGGCGAGGACCACGCCCTGGCGGCGACCTTCCCGGCCACGGCGGCGCTGCCGACCGGGTGGCGGCCGATCGGGCGGGTGGCCGAGGGCGCCGGGGTCACCGTGGACGGCGCGGCGTACGACGGCCCCACCGGATGGGACCACTTCCGCCGTACGGAGTGA
- a CDS encoding D-alanine--D-alanine ligase family protein: MTTPGKTRVAIVFGGRSPEHGISCVSAGSVLDALDPDEFEVVPVGITRRGQWVLASGDPSQLAIQDRKLPEITSSSGAELVLRADPAAGGLMVLDPTQGPRALADVDVVFPVLHGAYGEDGTIQGMLEMADIPYVGANVFASAAAMDKEFTKKLCVAEGIPVGPYVVLRNGMTMTEEDKERLGLPVFVKPSRAGSSFGITKVDDWSQLDAAVATAREIDTKVLVEGAVVGREIECGVLEGEAGGAPEASVLAEVRMIGGHDWYDFEAKYIYADEVCEYDVPANLPERVTRQVQEYAARAFTALDCSGLARVDFFVTPELDVYLNEINTMPGFTPTSMFPRMWAASGLEYPKLVNRLIRTALRRAGR; encoded by the coding sequence GTGACCACGCCAGGCAAGACCCGTGTGGCGATCGTCTTCGGCGGCCGTAGCCCCGAGCACGGCATCTCCTGCGTCAGCGCGGGCAGTGTGCTGGACGCGCTGGACCCGGACGAGTTCGAGGTGGTGCCGGTCGGCATCACCCGGCGGGGCCAGTGGGTGCTGGCCAGCGGCGACCCGAGCCAGCTCGCGATCCAGGACCGCAAGCTGCCGGAGATCACCTCCAGTTCCGGGGCGGAACTGGTGCTGCGCGCGGACCCGGCGGCGGGCGGCCTGATGGTGCTCGACCCGACCCAGGGCCCCCGGGCGCTGGCTGACGTGGACGTGGTCTTCCCGGTGCTGCACGGCGCGTACGGCGAGGACGGCACCATCCAGGGCATGTTGGAGATGGCCGACATCCCGTACGTCGGGGCGAACGTCTTCGCCTCCGCGGCCGCCATGGACAAGGAGTTCACCAAGAAGCTCTGCGTCGCCGAGGGCATCCCGGTCGGCCCGTACGTGGTGCTCCGCAACGGGATGACCATGACCGAGGAGGACAAGGAGCGGCTGGGCCTGCCGGTGTTCGTCAAGCCCTCCCGGGCCGGCTCCTCCTTCGGCATCACCAAGGTCGACGACTGGTCGCAGCTCGACGCGGCGGTCGCCACCGCCCGCGAGATCGACACCAAGGTGCTGGTCGAGGGCGCGGTCGTCGGCCGCGAGATCGAATGCGGCGTGCTGGAGGGGGAGGCCGGCGGTGCCCCGGAGGCGTCGGTGCTGGCCGAGGTGCGGATGATCGGCGGCCACGACTGGTACGACTTCGAGGCCAAGTACATCTACGCCGACGAGGTCTGCGAGTACGACGTCCCGGCGAACCTGCCCGAGCGGGTCACCCGCCAGGTGCAGGAGTACGCCGCCCGCGCGTTCACCGCCCTGGACTGCTCCGGACTGGCCCGGGTCGACTTCTTCGTCACCCCCGAGCTGGACGTCTATCTCAACGAGATCAACACCATGCCCGGCTTCACGCCGACCTCGATGTTCCCCCGGATGTGGGCGGCCAGCGGCCTGGAGTATCCCAAGCTCGTCAACCGCCTCATCCGTACCGCCCTGCGCCGCGCGGGCCGCTGA
- a CDS encoding DUF3515 family protein, with protein sequence MDEITSSPAPDETPRRDRSTRSAALWATLVAVPVTAAVAGFTFAKFSPDEPAATPSASPTAVRPQSTAPVEMPAPALAERPATVCRALMSQLPASVRDLNQRPVTAGAEQNAAYGDPALTVACGGIPPLKVCPAPAATSTDQPTDGCLPATGDVWRVNGVCWHPVEEADGAVLTTVDREVPVRVRLPKAYEQPLQWVAPISDTIVATVPSAKTAPSGCSS encoded by the coding sequence GTGGACGAGATCACTTCCTCCCCCGCTCCCGACGAAACTCCGCGCCGGGACCGGAGCACCCGCAGCGCCGCCCTCTGGGCAACCCTGGTCGCCGTGCCGGTCACCGCGGCGGTGGCCGGGTTCACCTTCGCCAAGTTCTCCCCCGATGAGCCAGCCGCCACGCCGAGCGCGTCGCCGACCGCCGTCCGGCCGCAGTCGACCGCACCGGTCGAGATGCCGGCGCCGGCCCTGGCGGAACGGCCGGCGACAGTGTGCCGCGCCCTGATGTCACAGCTTCCGGCGAGCGTCCGCGACCTGAACCAGCGCCCGGTCACCGCCGGCGCCGAGCAGAACGCCGCGTACGGCGACCCGGCGCTGACGGTCGCCTGCGGCGGCATCCCGCCGCTCAAGGTGTGCCCCGCGCCCGCCGCCACGTCGACCGACCAGCCGACCGACGGCTGCCTCCCCGCGACCGGCGATGTGTGGCGGGTCAACGGGGTCTGCTGGCACCCGGTGGAGGAGGCCGACGGCGCGGTGCTGACCACCGTCGACCGGGAGGTTCCCGTCCGGGTCCGGCTGCCCAAGGCGTACGAGCAGCCGCTCCAGTGGGTGGCCCCGATCTCCGACACGATCGTCGCCACGGTCCCGTCGGCCAAGACCGCGCCCTCCGGCTGCTCCTCCTGA
- a CDS encoding putative protein N(5)-glutamine methyltransferase gives MAPFHPDRPALVSRLRAAGCVYAEDEADLLIAAADSAEALIDLVDRRVAGRPLEHLLGWAEFCGLRVAVDPGVFVPRGRTTLLVSAAAAAAGPAPAVLDLCCGSGAAALVLHGRLGPRWLAAADIDPAAVACARRNLAPLGVPVYQGDLFAPVPSEWRGRLDLVVANAPYVPSGAVALMPAEARLHEAPVALDGGADGLAVLRRVAAGAAEWLAPGGHLAVEVSVAQSEALCAVLTGAGLVPTVVHDEDLDATAVTARRPA, from the coding sequence ATGGCACCGTTCCATCCCGACCGTCCCGCCCTCGTCAGCCGGCTGCGCGCCGCCGGCTGCGTCTACGCCGAGGACGAGGCGGACCTGCTGATCGCCGCCGCCGACTCGGCCGAGGCACTGATCGATCTCGTCGACCGCCGGGTCGCCGGCCGGCCGCTGGAGCATCTGCTCGGCTGGGCCGAGTTCTGCGGCCTGCGGGTCGCCGTCGACCCCGGGGTGTTCGTGCCCCGCGGGCGTACCACGCTGCTGGTGTCCGCCGCCGCGGCGGCGGCCGGGCCGGCCCCCGCCGTGCTCGACCTCTGCTGCGGGTCGGGTGCCGCCGCGCTGGTGCTGCACGGCCGGCTCGGTCCGCGCTGGCTGGCCGCCGCCGACATCGACCCGGCCGCGGTGGCCTGCGCCCGACGCAACCTCGCCCCGCTCGGCGTGCCCGTCTACCAGGGCGACCTGTTCGCGCCGGTCCCGTCCGAGTGGCGGGGCCGGCTCGACCTGGTGGTGGCGAACGCCCCGTACGTGCCGAGCGGCGCGGTGGCGCTGATGCCGGCGGAGGCGCGGCTGCACGAGGCGCCGGTGGCCCTGGACGGCGGCGCGGACGGGCTGGCCGTGCTGCGCCGGGTGGCGGCCGGCGCGGCCGAGTGGCTGGCCCCGGGCGGGCACCTGGCGGTCGAGGTGAGCGTCGCGCAGTCCGAGGCGCTCTGCGCGGTGCTGACCGGAGCGGGCCTGGTGCCGACGGTGGTGCACGACGAGGACCTGGACGCCACGGCCGTCACCGCCCGGCGGCCCGCCTGA
- a CDS encoding GNAT family N-acetyltransferase, whose product MSEIEIRPRRFDAPESQALIRAALADLGERYGGSGDETPVDAAEFAPPAGAFLVAYLDGQPVGCGGWRSHGDDGATAELKRMYTAPAVRGRGVARSVLAAVERSAREQGRKRIILECGDRQPEAIAMYTSAGYERIPNFGFYKDEPGCLSFGRTL is encoded by the coding sequence GTGAGCGAGATCGAGATCCGGCCGCGGCGCTTCGACGCGCCCGAGTCGCAGGCGTTGATCCGGGCGGCCCTGGCCGACCTCGGCGAGCGGTACGGCGGCAGCGGCGACGAGACCCCGGTCGACGCGGCGGAGTTCGCGCCCCCGGCCGGTGCCTTCCTGGTCGCCTACCTCGACGGGCAGCCGGTGGGCTGCGGCGGCTGGCGCAGCCACGGCGACGACGGCGCGACGGCCGAACTGAAGCGGATGTACACCGCGCCGGCGGTCCGGGGGCGGGGCGTCGCCCGGTCGGTGCTCGCCGCAGTCGAACGGTCCGCGCGGGAGCAGGGCCGCAAGCGGATCATCCTGGAGTGCGGTGACCGGCAGCCCGAGGCGATCGCGATGTACACCTCGGCCGGCTACGAGCGGATCCCGAACTTCGGCTTCTACAAGGACGAGCCGGGCTGCCTCTCCTTCGGCCGCACCCTCTGA
- a CDS encoding C39 family peptidase: MRTDILRKTTLTVAGIAATAGGIAGPAIAAHAADKPAPKPAAERELHVRYQAQPNFYYCGPAAARNALSVQDKNIDVDTMAKEMGTTENGTNSINDITPVLNKETGKTDAYHSVEIRDSKADDKQTDKLRTDIVRTVDDGRAVVANIAGTATDTDGNTHSFEGGHYISVVGYHDNGKTVTIADSANPNTASYRMSVDNLADWIATRGYSTS, from the coding sequence ATGCGTACCGACATCCTGCGCAAGACCACCCTGACCGTCGCCGGTATCGCCGCCACCGCCGGTGGGATCGCCGGCCCTGCCATCGCCGCGCACGCCGCCGACAAGCCCGCCCCCAAGCCGGCCGCCGAGCGGGAACTCCACGTCCGCTACCAGGCCCAGCCCAACTTCTACTACTGCGGCCCCGCCGCCGCCCGTAACGCCCTCTCCGTCCAGGACAAGAACATCGACGTCGACACCATGGCCAAGGAGATGGGCACCACCGAGAACGGCACCAACAGCATCAACGACATCACCCCGGTCCTGAACAAGGAGACCGGCAAGACCGACGCCTACCACTCGGTCGAGATCCGTGACAGCAAGGCCGACGACAAGCAGACCGACAAGCTGCGCACCGACATCGTCCGCACCGTCGACGACGGCCGCGCCGTGGTCGCCAACATCGCCGGCACCGCCACCGACACCGACGGCAACACCCACTCCTTCGAAGGCGGCCACTACATCAGCGTCGTCGGCTACCACGACAACGGCAAGACCGTCACCATCGCCGACTCCGCCAACCCGAACACCGCCTCCTACCGGATGAGCGTCGACAACCTCGCCGACTGGATCGCCACCCGCGGCTACAGCACCTCCTGA
- a CDS encoding helix-turn-helix domain-containing protein, with the protein MAPKTARARRLGIALRTHREAAGLTLEVAADEINSTRSTLSRYENAQTLISPATVRALLTLYEVSPDEIAAAVQLAKDARKPGWWVSYSYLLDRRTIDFIALEAEATGIANFEPSVVPGLLQTADYIRGVMRGGPHTLSDEQVEQRVHLRLDRQQRLTGDDPPILDAIIDEGALLRPVGDRSVMEGQLRHLLKMGELPNITVQVIPLAAGYHRGTRGSLHILEFADPEDPIIASVETVAGQMVLDRPEDLRTCTKIMEHLRTVALSPAASREQLLRLLDER; encoded by the coding sequence ATGGCGCCGAAGACCGCCCGGGCCCGACGGCTCGGCATCGCTCTGCGTACCCACCGGGAAGCCGCCGGCCTGACCCTGGAAGTCGCGGCCGACGAGATCAACAGCACCCGGAGCACCCTGTCCCGGTACGAGAACGCCCAGACGCTGATCAGTCCGGCCACCGTGCGCGCCCTGCTCACCCTCTACGAGGTGAGCCCGGACGAGATCGCCGCAGCGGTGCAACTGGCCAAGGACGCCCGCAAGCCCGGCTGGTGGGTCTCCTACTCGTACCTGCTGGACCGGCGGACCATCGACTTCATCGCGCTGGAGGCGGAGGCGACCGGGATCGCCAACTTCGAGCCCTCCGTGGTGCCCGGCCTGCTCCAGACCGCCGACTACATCCGCGGCGTGATGCGCGGCGGCCCGCACACCCTCAGCGACGAGCAGGTGGAGCAACGGGTCCACCTGCGACTCGACCGGCAGCAGCGGCTCACGGGTGACGATCCGCCGATCCTGGACGCCATCATCGACGAGGGCGCGTTGCTGCGCCCGGTCGGCGACCGGTCCGTGATGGAGGGGCAGCTACGGCACCTGCTGAAGATGGGCGAGCTGCCCAACATCACCGTGCAGGTGATCCCCCTCGCCGCCGGTTATCACCGGGGAACCCGCGGCTCCCTGCACATCCTGGAGTTCGCCGACCCGGAGGACCCGATCATCGCCTCCGTGGAGACGGTCGCCGGGCAGATGGTCCTGGACCGGCCGGAGGACCTGCGTACCTGCACCAAGATCATGGAGCACCTGCGGACCGTGGCGCTGAGCCCGGCGGCCAGCCGGGAACAGCTCCTCCGCTTACTGGACGAGAGGTAG
- the rpmB gene encoding 50S ribosomal protein L28, whose translation MASVCDVCGKGPGFGHNVSHSHRRTNRRWNPNIQSVRTPAGGGTTKKMQVCTSCIKAGKVTRA comes from the coding sequence GTGGCTAGCGTGTGCGACGTCTGTGGCAAGGGGCCGGGCTTCGGCCACAACGTGTCCCACTCGCACCGGCGGACCAACCGCCGCTGGAACCCGAACATCCAGTCGGTGCGTACCCCGGCCGGTGGCGGCACCACCAAGAAGATGCAGGTCTGCACGTCGTGCATCAAGGCCGGCAAGGTCACCCGCGCCTGA
- the rsmD gene encoding 16S rRNA (guanine(966)-N(2))-methyltransferase RsmD, producing MTRIVAGTLGGRRIAAPPGAGTRPTSDRVREALFSAVQADLDLDGARFADLYAGSGAVGLEALSRGAEHVLLVESDARAARVIRENIAVLRAAPAARLVTGKVSTVLAAGPDGGPYDVVFADPPYAVPDQEITAMLAALVDGGWLAPDALVILERSSRTGQVTWVEGITPERSRRYGETTLWYGRRS from the coding sequence GTGACCCGGATCGTGGCCGGGACGCTCGGCGGGCGGCGGATCGCCGCGCCGCCCGGCGCCGGCACCCGGCCCACCTCCGACCGGGTCCGGGAGGCGTTGTTCAGCGCGGTGCAGGCCGATCTCGACCTCGACGGGGCGCGCTTCGCCGACCTGTACGCCGGCTCCGGCGCGGTCGGGCTGGAGGCGCTGTCCCGGGGCGCGGAGCACGTGCTGCTGGTCGAGTCCGACGCCCGGGCGGCCCGGGTGATCCGGGAGAACATCGCCGTGCTGCGGGCCGCCCCGGCCGCCCGCCTGGTCACCGGCAAGGTGTCCACCGTGCTCGCGGCCGGACCCGACGGCGGGCCGTACGACGTGGTCTTCGCCGACCCGCCGTACGCCGTACCCGACCAGGAGATCACCGCGATGCTGGCCGCGCTGGTCGACGGCGGCTGGCTGGCCCCGGACGCCCTGGTGATTCTGGAGCGGTCCAGTCGCACCGGCCAGGTCACCTGGGTGGAGGGCATCACGCCCGAGCGCAGCCGTCGTTACGGCGAGACCACTCTTTGGTACGGTCGCCGATCATGA
- a CDS encoding Lrp/AsnC ligand binding domain-containing protein, producing the protein MVQAYILIQTEVGRARDVAGQIADLAGVVRVDAVTGPYDVVVLTEANTVDELGKLIVSKVQMVPGITRTLTCSVVRL; encoded by the coding sequence GTGGTACAGGCGTACATCCTCATCCAGACCGAGGTCGGTCGGGCGCGTGACGTGGCCGGTCAGATCGCGGACCTTGCCGGCGTGGTACGGGTCGACGCCGTCACCGGGCCGTACGACGTGGTCGTGCTCACCGAGGCGAACACCGTCGACGAGCTTGGCAAACTCATCGTCAGCAAGGTGCAGATGGTGCCCGGCATCACCCGCACCCTCACGTGTTCGGTGGTGCGCCTGTAA
- a CDS encoding DUF397 domain-containing protein gives MNGTNSRQPVTGWRKSSHSGDAGACVEMASLPEAVAVRDSKDPAGPVLVFSPAAWAAFTTAPPLG, from the coding sequence ATGAACGGCACGAACAGCCGCCAGCCGGTCACCGGCTGGCGCAAGAGCAGCCACAGCGGCGACGCGGGCGCGTGCGTCGAGATGGCGTCGCTGCCCGAGGCGGTCGCGGTGCGCGACTCCAAGGACCCGGCCGGCCCGGTGCTGGTCTTCTCCCCGGCCGCCTGGGCGGCCTTCACCACCGCACCGCCGCTCGGCTGA
- a CDS encoding DAK2 domain-containing protein, translating to MLDSLDAAAVRRWCASGLAALQRHQGEVDDLNVYPVPDGDTGTNLVLTLTSAQQALAMDLDTLPDDGHTPHGHALRLMAQGALLGARGNSGVILSQILRGLADALAAAPAVRGRQFAAGLAAATTAAYAAVAHPVEGTLLTVVAAAARAAEQADSDDLRSVVRAAAAGAARSLARTPEQLPALARAGVVDAGGRGLCLLLDALVEVVTGESPEQPPPARPTVRPPATAVRETGSPAYAYEVQYLLDATDEAVARLRAELDPLGDSLVIVGDGSPGGGTWNVHVHVNDVGAAIEAGVVAGRPHRITVTRFADQVALPAPVPLPDGRAAVVVATGAGIAELFAAEGATVVPANPSTGELLDAIRATGAARVVVLPNDPNTQAVASTAAREAHGIGVKVSVVPTRSPVQALAALAVRDPSRRFEDDVIAMAEAAGACRYAEVCHAGREALTVAGPCRPGDVLALVEGEVHLIGADLVATCTAVVDRMLGGGGELVTLLRGADAPAGLTDRVREHVERSWPFVEVQAYEGGQPHYPLLVGVE from the coding sequence GTGCTGGACTCCCTCGACGCCGCCGCGGTACGCCGCTGGTGCGCGAGCGGGCTGGCCGCCCTCCAGCGGCACCAGGGCGAGGTCGACGACCTCAACGTCTACCCGGTCCCGGACGGCGACACCGGCACCAACCTGGTGCTCACCCTCACCTCCGCGCAGCAGGCCCTCGCCATGGACCTGGACACCCTGCCCGACGACGGGCACACCCCGCACGGGCACGCGCTGCGGCTGATGGCCCAGGGCGCGCTGCTGGGCGCGCGGGGCAACTCCGGGGTGATCCTGTCGCAGATCCTGCGTGGTCTCGCCGACGCGCTGGCCGCCGCCCCGGCGGTCCGCGGCCGGCAGTTCGCCGCCGGGTTGGCCGCCGCCACCACTGCCGCCTACGCCGCCGTCGCCCACCCGGTCGAGGGCACCCTGCTCACCGTGGTCGCCGCCGCCGCACGCGCCGCCGAGCAGGCGGACAGCGACGACCTGCGCAGCGTGGTGCGGGCCGCCGCGGCCGGTGCCGCCCGCTCGCTCGCGCGTACCCCGGAGCAGTTGCCCGCGCTGGCCCGCGCCGGTGTGGTGGACGCCGGCGGGCGCGGCCTCTGCCTGCTGCTGGACGCGCTGGTCGAGGTGGTCACCGGGGAGAGCCCCGAGCAGCCGCCGCCCGCGCGGCCCACGGTCCGCCCGCCCGCCACCGCCGTCCGGGAGACCGGCTCCCCGGCGTACGCCTACGAGGTGCAGTACCTGCTCGACGCCACCGACGAGGCGGTGGCCCGGCTGCGCGCCGAGCTGGACCCGCTCGGCGACTCGCTCGTCATCGTCGGCGACGGCAGCCCCGGCGGCGGCACCTGGAACGTGCACGTGCACGTCAACGACGTCGGCGCGGCGATCGAGGCGGGGGTCGTCGCCGGCCGCCCGCACCGGATCACGGTGACCCGGTTCGCCGACCAGGTCGCGCTGCCCGCGCCGGTCCCGCTGCCCGACGGCCGGGCGGCCGTGGTGGTGGCCACCGGCGCCGGCATCGCCGAGCTGTTCGCCGCCGAGGGGGCCACCGTGGTGCCGGCCAACCCGTCCACCGGCGAACTGCTCGACGCGATCCGGGCCACCGGGGCGGCCCGGGTGGTGGTGCTGCCCAACGACCCCAACACGCAGGCGGTGGCGAGCACCGCCGCGCGCGAGGCGCACGGGATCGGGGTGAAGGTGAGCGTGGTGCCCACTCGCTCCCCGGTGCAGGCCCTCGCCGCGCTCGCCGTGCGCGACCCGTCCCGGCGATTCGAGGACGACGTCATCGCGATGGCCGAGGCCGCGGGCGCCTGCCGGTACGCCGAGGTCTGCCATGCCGGCCGGGAGGCGCTCACCGTGGCCGGCCCGTGCCGGCCGGGCGACGTGCTGGCACTGGTCGAGGGGGAGGTGCACCTCATCGGCGCCGACCTGGTGGCCACCTGCACCGCCGTGGTCGACCGGATGCTCGGCGGCGGTGGTGAGCTGGTCACCCTGCTCCGCGGGGCGGACGCCCCGGCCGGGCTGACCGACCGGGTACGCGAGCACGTCGAGCGTTCCTGGCCGTTCGTGGAGGTCCAGGCGTACGAGGGCGGGCAGCCGCACTATCCGCTACTGGTGGGGGTCGAATGA
- the recG gene encoding ATP-dependent DNA helicase RecG: protein MTSEPATVDTPLKKLVGEKTAKALAGHLDLHTAGDLIYHFPRRYDERGEHTDIRSLDVGEQVTVLAQVQRTAVRPMRQRRGSLLEVTVGDGSGGVLTLTFFGNQAWRERELRPGRWGLFAGKVTEFRGKRQLNGPEYVLLGEGGDGEAAANEEVEEFAGALIPVYPAAAAVPTWVIARCVRVVLDTFTPPEDPLPATVRATRNLVGIGSALREIHRPSTKEELYRARRRLKWDEAFAVQLTLVQRKHRAAAWPARARPAKPGGLLDAFDARLPYELTAGQQAVGREIAADLATAHPMHRLLQGEVGSGKTVVALRAMLQVVDAGGQAALLAPTEVLAAQHHRGMLDLLGPLAQAGELGAADNATRVELVTGSLGAAARRRALAEVAEGRAGIVLGTHALLYEGVDFHDLGLVVVDEQHRFGVEQRDALRAKADQPPHVLVMTATPIPRTVAMTVYGDLEVSTLSQLPQGRSPIASHVVPAAEKPAFLDRAWRRLREEVAAGHQAYVVCPRIGEGPQSDEEAPREDDNGRRPPLAVTEVAPLLAEGPLHGLRIGVLHGRLPADEKDAVMRSFAAGDLDVLVATTVVEVGVNVPNATVMIVLDADRFGVSQLHQLRGRVGRGSAAGLCLLVTEAVEGSSARERLDAVASTTDGFKLAELDLEQRREGDVLGATQSGRRSHLRLLSLLRDTDLIRDARAEAIALVEEDPELARHPALAASVAALVDEERAEYLEKG from the coding sequence ATGACGAGCGAACCGGCCACGGTCGACACGCCACTGAAGAAGCTGGTCGGGGAGAAGACCGCCAAGGCCCTGGCCGGCCACCTCGACCTGCACACCGCCGGCGACCTGATCTACCACTTTCCCCGCCGCTACGACGAGCGCGGCGAGCACACCGACATCCGCTCGCTGGACGTGGGGGAGCAGGTCACCGTGCTGGCCCAGGTGCAGCGCACCGCCGTACGACCGATGCGCCAGCGCCGGGGCAGCCTGCTGGAGGTGACCGTCGGGGACGGCTCCGGCGGCGTACTCACCCTCACCTTCTTCGGCAACCAGGCGTGGCGGGAGCGGGAGCTGCGCCCCGGCCGGTGGGGGCTGTTCGCCGGCAAGGTCACCGAGTTCCGGGGCAAGCGACAGCTCAACGGCCCGGAGTACGTCCTGCTCGGCGAGGGCGGCGACGGCGAGGCGGCGGCCAACGAGGAGGTCGAGGAGTTCGCCGGGGCGCTGATTCCGGTCTACCCGGCCGCCGCGGCGGTGCCGACCTGGGTGATCGCCCGCTGCGTGCGGGTCGTGCTGGACACCTTCACCCCGCCGGAGGACCCGCTGCCGGCCACCGTCCGGGCCACCCGGAACCTGGTCGGCATCGGGTCGGCGCTGCGTGAGATCCATCGACCGTCCACCAAGGAGGAGCTGTATCGGGCCCGGCGCCGGCTCAAGTGGGACGAGGCGTTCGCCGTGCAGCTCACCCTGGTGCAGCGCAAGCACCGGGCGGCGGCCTGGCCGGCGCGGGCCCGGCCCGCCAAACCGGGCGGCCTGCTGGACGCGTTCGACGCCCGGCTGCCGTACGAGCTGACCGCCGGCCAGCAGGCCGTGGGCCGGGAGATCGCCGCCGACCTGGCCACCGCGCACCCGATGCACCGGCTGCTCCAGGGCGAGGTGGGCTCCGGCAAGACCGTGGTCGCGTTGCGGGCCATGCTCCAGGTGGTCGACGCCGGTGGGCAGGCGGCGCTGCTTGCCCCGACCGAGGTGCTCGCCGCCCAGCACCACCGGGGCATGCTCGACCTGCTCGGCCCGCTTGCGCAGGCCGGCGAGCTGGGCGCGGCCGACAACGCCACCCGGGTGGAGCTGGTCACCGGATCGCTCGGCGCGGCGGCCCGGCGGCGGGCGCTCGCCGAGGTGGCCGAGGGGCGGGCCGGCATCGTGCTGGGCACCCACGCCCTGCTCTACGAGGGGGTCGACTTCCACGACCTGGGCCTGGTGGTCGTCGACGAGCAGCACCGGTTCGGTGTGGAGCAGCGGGACGCGCTGCGCGCCAAGGCCGACCAGCCGCCGCACGTGCTGGTCATGACCGCCACCCCGATCCCGCGTACGGTCGCGATGACCGTCTACGGCGACCTGGAGGTCTCCACCCTCTCCCAGTTGCCGCAGGGGCGTTCGCCGATCGCCTCGCACGTGGTGCCGGCCGCCGAGAAGCCAGCCTTCCTCGACCGGGCCTGGCGCCGGTTGCGCGAGGAGGTCGCCGCCGGCCACCAGGCGTACGTGGTCTGCCCGCGTATCGGTGAGGGACCGCAGAGCGACGAGGAGGCTCCACGCGAGGACGACAACGGCCGCCGGCCGCCCCTCGCGGTGACCGAGGTGGCGCCGCTGCTCGCCGAGGGCCCGCTGCACGGGCTGCGGATCGGCGTACTGCACGGGCGGCTGCCGGCCGACGAGAAGGACGCGGTGATGCGCTCCTTCGCCGCCGGCGATCTGGACGTGCTGGTGGCGACGACGGTGGTCGAGGTGGGCGTGAACGTGCCCAACGCCACCGTGATGATCGTGCTGGACGCCGACCGGTTCGGCGTATCCCAACTGCACCAGTTGCGCGGGCGGGTCGGTCGGGGCTCGGCCGCCGGCCTCTGTCTGCTGGTGACGGAGGCGGTGGAGGGCTCGTCGGCCCGGGAGCGGTTGGACGCGGTCGCTTCGACCACGGACGGCTTCAAGCTCGCCGAGCTGGACCTGGAGCAGCGCCGCGAGGGCGACGTGCTGGGCGCGACCCAGTCCGGCCGCCGGTCCCACCTGCGATTGTTGTCGCTGCTGCGGGACACCGACCTGATCCGCGACGCCCGCGCCGAGGCGATCGCCCTGGTCGAGGAGGACCCGGAGCTGGCCCGGCATCCCGCCCTGGCCGCCTCGGTCGCCGCCCTGGTCGACGAGGAACGCGCCGAGTACCTGGAAAAGGGCTGA